The Chloroflexota bacterium genome includes a window with the following:
- a CDS encoding two pore domain potassium channel family protein, whose amino-acid sequence MLSNIRAQIVSASFALIMVIIMGTVTYRYFEGWTWIQCFYFSVSTFTTTGYGDLHPTSDACRLFTAFYILIGAAIALTSLSIIGTSYLKRREDRIVERRKKRGKLP is encoded by the coding sequence ATGTTATCAAACATAAGAGCACAAATAGTATCCGCTTCTTTCGCGTTAATAATGGTTATTATAATGGGCACGGTGACATATAGATATTTTGAGGGATGGACATGGATTCAATGCTTCTATTTCTCTGTTTCGACCTTTACCACAACCGGTTACGGAGACTTGCACCCGACTTCTGACGCCTGCCGCCTGTTCACTGCATTTTATATTCTTATAGGGGCAGCAATAGCATTGACTTCCCTCAGTATAATCGGGACGAGCTATCTCAAAAGGAGAGAGGATAGAATAGTAGAAAGAAGGAAGAAGAGGGGCAAGTTGCCATAA
- a CDS encoding hydrogenase small subunit, with translation MPKANVQEIPVVWIQTGTCTGCSVTVLNTVSPNIKNVLIDEVVPGKHVSLKFQATVMAGEGEAAIHVLENMPETNKGGYVLVVEGAIPTKDGGIYGALGEKNDKPVPMTERVEALAKDALAVIALGTCAAYGGIAAGKPNPGGYIGTDKFLKSCKINKPLVNLPGCPPHPDWFIGTVASVLLLGLPKPEDLDELKRPKVFYGNLIHENCPRRAYFDEGKFARKFGEPGCLNELGCKGPVTHADCPLRKWNHGTNWCIDAGSPCIGCCEPGFPDLVAPVYQKLSDANMPAIGKLRGKEK, from the coding sequence ATGCCTAAAGCAAACGTTCAAGAAATTCCGGTTGTCTGGATACAGACAGGTACTTGCACCGGATGTTCAGTCACAGTCCTCAATACAGTTAGCCCAAACATCAAGAATGTCCTTATCGATGAAGTTGTACCCGGTAAACATGTAAGCCTGAAATTCCAGGCGACCGTAATGGCTGGCGAAGGAGAAGCCGCAATTCATGTCCTCGAAAATATGCCAGAGACAAATAAAGGCGGCTATGTTCTGGTAGTCGAAGGCGCCATACCCACCAAAGATGGTGGTATCTACGGAGCACTTGGTGAGAAAAACGACAAACCGGTGCCCATGACAGAGCGGGTTGAAGCTTTAGCCAAGGATGCTCTGGCAGTCATCGCCCTGGGCACCTGCGCTGCCTACGGCGGTATCGCTGCTGGCAAGCCTAACCCCGGTGGTTATATCGGCACCGACAAATTTTTGAAATCGTGCAAAATCAACAAGCCCTTAGTCAATCTACCAGGTTGCCCACCCCACCCCGACTGGTTCATAGGCACGGTCGCCTCCGTGCTGCTTCTAGGCTTACCTAAACCAGAAGATTTAGATGAACTTAAACGCCCCAAGGTTTTCTACGGTAATTTAATACATGAGAATTGTCCCAGACGAGCCTATTTTGATGAAGGAAAATTTGCCAGGAAGTTCGGGGAGCCTGGGTGCCTCAACGAGCTTGGCTGCAAGGGGCCGGTTACTCATGCAGATTGCCCATTGAGGAAATGGAACCATGGAACAAACTGGTGCATCGATGCCGGTTCGCCCTGCATCGGCTGCTGCGAGCCCGGATTTCCCGATTTGGTGGCTCCTGTCTATCAGAAATTAAGCGACGCCAACATGCCCGCTATAGGCAAACTCCGAGGAAAGGAGAAATAG
- the hypD gene encoding hydrogenase formation protein HypD, with protein sequence MKFIDEYRDVELGKKLVARIEQLSKRPARLMEFCGGHTVAIMRNGIRQLLPPTVEMLSGPGCPVCVTANADIDKAIALARLPDVIITTFGDMMKVPGSYSSLQKVRAEEADIRIVYSTQDALQIARDNPTRSVIFIGIGFETTSPTIAASIFQAENEGIRNFYVLCLLKLCPPIMKAILDLGELKLDGIVCPGHVSAIIGSRHYEFIPRDYGVACVVSGFEPLDILQSVAMLVEQIESGKPRVEIAYRRGVKPEGNITALKLMDSVFEVSGADWRGIGVVPASGLKLRKEYGRFDAELAFSVTLEPVREAKGCICGDILRGVKTPNECKLFRKACFPEQPVGPCMVSSEGACAAYYQYEIV encoded by the coding sequence GTGAAATTTATTGATGAATACCGGGATGTTGAGCTGGGCAAAAAGCTGGTAGCCAGAATAGAGCAACTGTCGAAAAGGCCAGCCAGGCTGATGGAGTTCTGCGGCGGGCACACCGTAGCCATCATGAGAAACGGTATCCGCCAGCTTCTTCCCCCAACTGTAGAGATGCTCTCTGGCCCGGGCTGCCCGGTGTGTGTTACCGCCAACGCCGATATAGATAAAGCTATTGCCCTGGCCCGCTTGCCCGATGTCATTATCACCACCTTCGGCGATATGATGAAAGTCCCCGGCAGCTATTCCAGCCTGCAGAAAGTCAGAGCAGAAGAGGCTGATATCCGCATTGTCTACTCCACCCAAGATGCTCTGCAAATTGCCAGGGACAACCCAACACGGTCGGTTATCTTCATCGGCATCGGCTTTGAGACCACCAGCCCAACCATCGCCGCCTCCATTTTTCAGGCTGAAAATGAAGGAATCAGAAACTTTTACGTCCTCTGCCTGCTGAAGCTATGCCCACCAATAATGAAAGCTATCCTTGATTTGGGTGAGCTCAAGCTGGACGGCATCGTTTGCCCTGGGCATGTCAGTGCCATAATTGGCTCTCGTCACTACGAATTCATCCCCCGCGACTACGGCGTTGCCTGCGTAGTCTCAGGCTTCGAGCCGCTGGATATTCTGCAGTCCGTAGCCATGCTGGTGGAGCAAATCGAAAGCGGCAAGCCGCGGGTGGAGATAGCCTACCGCCGTGGCGTTAAGCCTGAAGGTAACATAACAGCCTTAAAGCTAATGGACAGCGTTTTTGAAGTCAGTGGCGCCGATTGGAGAGGTATAGGCGTTGTTCCAGCCAGCGGCCTGAAACTGAGAAAGGAATACGGACGTTTCGACGCCGAGCTAGCCTTTTCAGTAACCCTGGAGCCGGTCCGAGAAGCGAAGGGCTGCATCTGCGGCGATATCCTTCGCGGTGTAAAGACTCCTAATGAGTGCAAGCTATTCCGCAAGGCCTGTTTTCCAGAGCAACCTGTAGGGCCATGCATGGTATCTTCAGAAGGTGCCTGTGCCGCTTATTATCAATATGAAATTGTTTAG
- the hypE gene encoding hydrogenase expression/formation protein HypE, producing MDDEIILLAHGSGSRLSHELIEKNFLPPLANPLLAKLDDSAVFDLSGRLAFTTDSYVVSPIFFPGGDIGKLAVCGTINDIAMSGATPLYLSLSFIIEEGLTLGELKKIVSSIKAAAEEAGVKIVTGDTKVVNRGGADKLFINTSGIGIVPQGIDISGANAKVGDKIILSGTIGDHGIAVMSQREGLKFSVPVQSDCAPLNKLVSQMAEDSSQIHSLRDPTRGGLATTLNEFAKQSKVGIRIEEGKIPIHDGVRAACELLGFDPLYVANEGKLVAIVTADDAQMVLAKMKRNQYGAEAAIIGEVTDEYKGKVIMKTRLGASRIVDMLSGELLPRIC from the coding sequence ATGGATGATGAAATAATCCTGCTGGCTCATGGCAGCGGCAGCCGGCTGAGTCATGAGCTGATAGAGAAAAATTTCCTGCCGCCTCTAGCCAATCCGCTATTAGCCAAACTGGACGATTCGGCAGTTTTCGACCTCAGCGGTCGCCTTGCCTTCACCACTGACAGCTATGTAGTTAGTCCCATCTTCTTCCCCGGCGGCGACATTGGAAAGCTAGCTGTCTGCGGCACCATTAACGACATAGCCATGAGCGGAGCCACACCACTGTACCTGAGCCTATCGTTCATTATAGAAGAAGGCTTAACGCTCGGCGAACTGAAAAAGATAGTCAGCTCAATAAAAGCTGCCGCTGAAGAAGCTGGAGTGAAGATAGTCACCGGCGATACCAAGGTGGTAAACCGGGGCGGTGCTGATAAACTGTTCATCAACACCTCGGGCATAGGTATCGTCCCACAGGGTATAGATATATCAGGGGCTAATGCCAAAGTAGGCGACAAAATTATCCTCAGCGGTACCATCGGCGACCACGGCATTGCGGTGATGAGCCAGCGCGAAGGGCTGAAGTTCTCAGTCCCAGTTCAAAGCGACTGCGCCCCCTTGAACAAACTGGTGTCGCAGATGGCGGAAGACTCATCGCAAATTCATTCCCTGCGTGACCCAACTCGAGGCGGCTTAGCCACCACACTCAACGAATTTGCCAAACAGTCCAAAGTGGGCATCAGGATAGAAGAGGGAAAGATACCTATACATGATGGCGTACGAGCTGCCTGCGAGCTTCTCGGCTTCGACCCGCTTTATGTCGCTAATGAAGGCAAGCTGGTAGCTATAGTCACCGCAGACGATGCCCAAATGGTTCTGGCCAAGATGAAACGGAATCAATATGGTGCCGAAGCTGCCATCATCGGTGAGGTAACCGATGAGTACAAAGGCAAGGTGATAATGAAGACGCGGCTCGGGGCATCCCGCATCGTTGATATGCTTAGCGGAGAGCTTCTGCCCCGGATATGCTAG
- a CDS encoding HypC/HybG/HupF family hydrogenase formation chaperone, with the protein MCLAVPVQVTSIDGNEAEVEIGGVKRRVSIMLTPEAKVGDYVLLHTGYAINVIDEAEAQETLKILEEMVRLGDEAE; encoded by the coding sequence ATGTGTTTAGCTGTTCCAGTACAGGTTACTTCGATAGACGGCAATGAAGCTGAGGTGGAAATCGGCGGTGTAAAACGCCGAGTCAGCATAATGCTTACCCCGGAGGCCAAGGTCGGCGATTATGTCCTGCTACACACCGGCTATGCCATAAACGTTATCGACGAAGCCGAAGCCCAGGAGACACTGAAGATATTGGAGGAGATGGTGAGGCTTGGCGATGAAGCGGAATAG